The following proteins are co-located in the Hydrogenophaga sp. RAC07 genome:
- a CDS encoding lytic transglycosylase domain-containing protein: protein MISRHLLRCLLTLALAAAGQAHAVDAAQRQAWREQAQALEHGEGVKRDTEAAIRLYCQAALAGDAVAAYNLGWLYANGRGVERHDGYAAHWFARAALLGDTHAEGMFNRLSTPADKPECVQQAERTELQRANEAEQAAEVTAQATRYQDLVDTPEERRIMKIVYKLAPQFGIQPGLAFAVIRAESNFNVNALSDKNAQGLMQLIPETAERFNVRKPFDAEQNIRGGLLYLRWLLAYFRGDVPLVLAAYNAGEGTVDRFRGVPPYPETQGYIKRIQQVFALQHHPFDARITSPSRALPLRNP from the coding sequence ATGATCTCCCGCCACCTGCTCCGCTGTCTGCTCACGCTGGCGCTCGCCGCCGCGGGTCAGGCGCACGCGGTCGACGCGGCGCAGCGCCAGGCCTGGCGCGAACAGGCGCAAGCCCTGGAGCACGGTGAGGGTGTGAAGCGCGACACCGAAGCCGCCATCCGCCTGTATTGCCAGGCCGCGCTGGCGGGCGATGCGGTGGCGGCCTACAACCTCGGCTGGCTCTACGCCAACGGCCGCGGCGTGGAACGCCACGACGGCTACGCCGCCCACTGGTTCGCCCGCGCGGCATTGCTGGGCGACACCCACGCCGAAGGCATGTTCAACCGCCTGTCCACCCCGGCCGACAAGCCCGAGTGTGTGCAGCAGGCCGAACGCACCGAACTGCAACGAGCCAACGAAGCCGAGCAGGCGGCCGAGGTCACCGCACAGGCCACGCGTTACCAGGACCTGGTGGACACGCCCGAAGAGCGGCGCATCATGAAGATCGTCTACAAGCTCGCGCCGCAGTTCGGCATCCAGCCCGGCCTGGCGTTTGCGGTGATCCGCGCCGAGTCCAACTTCAATGTGAACGCCCTGTCCGACAAGAACGCGCAGGGCCTGATGCAGCTCATTCCCGAAACGGCCGAGCGCTTCAACGTGCGCAAGCCTTTTGACGCCGAGCAGAACATCCGCGGCGGGCTGTTGTACCTGCGCTGGCTGCTGGCCTATTTCAGGGGCGACGTGCCCCTGGTGCTGGCCGCCTACAACGCGGGCGAAGGCACGGTCGACCGATTCCGTGGCGTGCCGCCCTACCCCGAGACCCAGGGCTACATCAAGCGCATCCAGCAGGTGTTTGCGCTGCAACACCACCCCTTCGACGCCCGCATCACCTCTCCTTCGCGGGCCCTGCCCCTGCGCAATCCATGA
- a CDS encoding DMT family transporter encodes MINRRQLWALLALTLMWGVNWPMMKLSLQELSPLYFRASTMLLGGFWLFVYVARRGERMWPARAEWATIAWLGLPNVLGWHTLSIFGVKELASGRAAILGFTMPIFTVLIGAAFFGERITPRVRVAVVCAGIAIGLLLWHELQSLSGRPVGIAWMLGAAFCWGLGTLMFRRAKFTLSPMVVTVWMLLLGSAVVWALAFALEPLPTPSTFSTPMWISLLYGVFVNYGIAQLIWFGMARDLPPATSAMSIMAIPLVGTLSATLIVGEVPHWQDWVAIGFVMMAIASVLLPPRTRLPSPGPAAQ; translated from the coding sequence GTGATCAACCGCCGCCAACTGTGGGCGCTGCTCGCGCTCACGCTCATGTGGGGCGTGAACTGGCCCATGATGAAGCTCTCGCTGCAGGAGCTCTCGCCCCTGTACTTCCGCGCCAGCACCATGCTGCTGGGTGGTTTCTGGTTGTTTGTGTATGTGGCGCGGCGCGGTGAGCGCATGTGGCCGGCACGCGCCGAGTGGGCTACCATCGCCTGGCTTGGTCTGCCCAATGTGCTGGGCTGGCACACGCTGTCCATCTTCGGTGTGAAAGAGCTGGCCTCGGGCCGTGCCGCCATCCTCGGCTTCACCATGCCGATCTTCACCGTGCTGATCGGTGCGGCGTTCTTCGGTGAACGTATCACGCCGCGCGTGCGCGTGGCGGTGGTGTGCGCCGGCATCGCCATCGGCCTGTTGCTCTGGCACGAACTGCAAAGCCTGAGCGGGCGTCCCGTGGGCATTGCCTGGATGTTGGGTGCGGCCTTCTGCTGGGGCCTGGGCACGCTCATGTTTCGTCGCGCGAAGTTCACGCTGTCGCCCATGGTGGTCACGGTGTGGATGCTGCTGCTGGGCAGCGCGGTCGTTTGGGCGCTGGCCTTCGCGCTCGAGCCACTGCCCACGCCGTCAACCTTCTCCACCCCCATGTGGATCAGCCTGCTGTATGGCGTGTTCGTCAACTACGGCATCGCGCAGCTGATCTGGTTCGGCATGGCGCGCGACCTGCCGCCCGCCACCAGCGCCATGAGCATCATGGCCATCCCGCTGGTGGGCACCCTGAGCGCCACCCTCATCGTGGGCGAGGTGCCGCACTGGCAGGACTGGGTGGCCATCGGCTTTGTGATGATGGCGATTGCCAGCGTGCTGCTGCCTCCGCGCACGAGGCTGCCCAGCCCGGGGCCGGCGGCACAATAG
- a CDS encoding dihydrofolate reductase, producing MPATSPPRLHLIFARAANGVIGKDNALPWHLPEDMAHFKRTTLGCPVIMGRKTWDSLPPKFRPLPGRLNIVVTRNAQWQAEGAARAGSLKEAMSLCPPDVDAWVIGGAQLYAAAEPLAQRAVITDIDQAFEGDAWAPTLGPAWVETARETHVAASGLGYAFVTLERRP from the coding sequence ATGCCCGCAACCTCCCCGCCCCGCCTCCACCTCATCTTTGCGCGCGCCGCCAACGGCGTGATCGGCAAGGACAACGCCCTGCCCTGGCACCTGCCGGAAGACATGGCGCACTTCAAACGCACCACGCTGGGGTGCCCGGTGATCATGGGTCGCAAGACCTGGGATTCGCTGCCGCCGAAATTCCGGCCGCTGCCGGGGAGGCTCAACATCGTGGTCACGCGCAACGCGCAATGGCAGGCAGAAGGTGCCGCGCGCGCCGGCTCGCTGAAAGAGGCCATGTCACTTTGCCCGCCCGACGTTGACGCGTGGGTGATCGGCGGGGCGCAGTTGTACGCAGCGGCCGAGCCGCTGGCCCAGCGGGCCGTGATCACCGACATCGACCAGGCTTTTGAAGGCGACGCCTGGGCACCCACCTTGGGGCCGGCCTGGGTGGAAACCGCGCGGGAAACCCATGTGGCTGCCAGCGGCCTGGGCTACGCCTTCGTCACCCTGGAACGCCGTCCATGA
- a CDS encoding FAD-binding oxidoreductase → MSAQHAGLLAQLRQTVGDAHVLTHDDPATDLSAWEQDWRKRAHGRALAVVRPGSTAEVAAVVRACVAAGVSLVPQGGNTGLVVGSVPDASGTQVVLSLMRLNAVRAIDPANLTMTVEAGCVLQTLQDTAEKAGFLFPLSLAAEGSCSIGGNLATNAGGTQVVRYGNARDLCLGLEVVTAQGEVWQGLSGLRKDNTGYDLRDLFIGSEGTLGVITAATLKLYPLPAAQLTAWAALPTLDAAVALLGLAHQHLGAGLTGFEVMGQFALSLVDKHMPQLRVPLWKDTPYCVLLENSDSESEAHARAQFERLLETAFEQGLVTDAVVAESLAQAHALWHIRESIPLAQAEEGLNIKHDISIPVSHIPAFCAETDALLQREIPGVRLVNFGHLGDGNLHYNVQAPEGGDARKFLNEQETRVNRLVFDAVARYHGSISAEHGVGSLKADHLPHYKDPVALGLMRAVKQALDPHNLLNPGRVLTP, encoded by the coding sequence ATGAGCGCGCAACACGCCGGGCTGCTGGCGCAACTGCGCCAGACCGTGGGTGACGCTCACGTGCTCACGCACGACGATCCCGCCACCGACCTCTCGGCCTGGGAACAGGACTGGCGCAAGCGCGCCCACGGCCGTGCACTCGCCGTGGTGCGGCCCGGCAGCACCGCCGAGGTGGCTGCGGTGGTGCGCGCGTGCGTCGCTGCAGGTGTCTCGCTCGTGCCGCAAGGCGGCAACACCGGCCTGGTGGTGGGCTCGGTGCCCGACGCTTCGGGCACGCAGGTGGTGCTGAGCCTCATGCGCCTGAATGCCGTGCGCGCCATCGACCCGGCCAACCTCACCATGACGGTGGAGGCCGGCTGCGTCTTGCAGACCTTGCAGGACACGGCGGAGAAGGCCGGCTTTCTGTTCCCCCTGAGCCTGGCGGCCGAAGGCAGCTGCAGCATCGGCGGCAACCTCGCCACCAACGCCGGTGGCACGCAGGTGGTGCGCTACGGCAACGCACGCGACCTCTGCCTGGGTCTGGAGGTGGTGACCGCGCAAGGCGAGGTCTGGCAAGGGCTGAGTGGTCTGCGCAAGGACAACACCGGTTACGACCTGCGCGACCTGTTCATCGGCAGCGAAGGCACGCTGGGTGTGATCACCGCCGCCACGCTCAAGCTGTATCCGCTGCCCGCCGCGCAGCTCACCGCCTGGGCCGCGCTGCCCACGCTGGACGCTGCGGTGGCCCTGCTCGGTCTCGCGCACCAGCACCTGGGCGCGGGGCTCACCGGCTTCGAGGTCATGGGGCAATTTGCGCTGAGCCTGGTGGACAAACACATGCCGCAGTTGCGGGTTCCGTTGTGGAAGGACACACCCTATTGTGTTCTCCTGGAGAACAGCGACAGTGAATCCGAAGCGCACGCGCGGGCCCAGTTCGAGCGTCTGCTGGAAACGGCCTTCGAGCAAGGCCTGGTGACCGACGCGGTGGTGGCCGAGAGCCTCGCGCAGGCCCATGCGCTCTGGCATATCCGCGAGAGCATTCCACTCGCGCAGGCCGAGGAAGGCCTGAACATCAAACACGACATCAGCATCCCGGTCTCGCACATCCCGGCCTTCTGCGCCGAGACCGACGCCTTGCTGCAGCGCGAGATCCCGGGCGTGCGGCTGGTGAACTTCGGCCACCTGGGTGACGGCAACCTGCACTACAACGTGCAGGCGCCCGAGGGCGGTGACGCCCGGAAATTCCTGAACGAGCAGGAAACGCGCGTGAACAGGCTGGTTTTTGACGCGGTGGCGCGCTACCATGGCTCGATCAGCGCCGAGCACGGCGTGGGCAGCCTCAAGGCCGACCACCTGCCCCATTACAAGGACCCGGTTGCCCTGGGTTTGATGCGGGCCGTCAAGCAGGCGCTGGACCCGCACAACCTCCTGAACCCCGGCCGCGTCCTCACACCATGA
- a CDS encoding thymidylate synthase: MTRPIRSQYEDFMRHVFTTGVQKTDRTGTGTTSVFGHQMRFDLNEGFPLVTTKKVFTKAIIVELLWFLRGDSNVKWLQERGCTIWDEWARDDGDLGPVYGVQWRSWPTPDGGHIDQIAEVVKQLKTNPDSRRIIVSAWNVADLNKMALMPCHAFFQFYVAPATEPGGRGKLSCQLYQRSADIFLGVPFNIASYALLTHMLAQQCDLDVGDFVWTGGDCHIYSNHHEQVQLQLSRQPMAYPTLHIKRRPASIFEYELDDFEVQGYEHHAAIKAPVAV; encoded by the coding sequence ATGACCCGTCCCATCCGTTCCCAGTACGAAGACTTCATGCGCCACGTGTTCACCACGGGCGTCCAGAAAACAGACCGCACCGGCACCGGCACCACCAGCGTGTTTGGCCACCAGATGCGCTTTGACCTCAACGAAGGTTTTCCGCTGGTGACCACCAAGAAGGTGTTCACCAAGGCCATCATCGTGGAGCTGCTGTGGTTCCTGCGCGGCGACAGCAACGTGAAATGGCTCCAGGAACGCGGCTGCACCATCTGGGACGAGTGGGCGCGTGACGACGGCGACCTGGGCCCGGTCTACGGCGTGCAGTGGCGCAGCTGGCCCACGCCCGATGGCGGCCACATCGACCAGATCGCCGAGGTGGTCAAGCAGCTCAAGACCAACCCGGATTCGCGCCGCATCATCGTGAGCGCATGGAACGTGGCCGACCTGAACAAGATGGCGCTCATGCCATGCCACGCGTTCTTCCAGTTCTACGTGGCGCCCGCCACCGAGCCGGGAGGTCGCGGCAAGCTCAGCTGCCAGCTCTACCAGCGAAGCGCCGACATCTTCCTCGGCGTGCCTTTCAACATCGCCAGCTACGCGCTGCTCACCCACATGCTCGCGCAGCAGTGTGACCTGGACGTGGGCGACTTCGTCTGGACCGGTGGCGACTGCCACATCTACAGCAACCACCACGAGCAGGTGCAGCTCCAGCTCTCACGCCAGCCCATGGCCTACCCGACGCTGCACATCAAGCGCCGCCCCGCCAGCATCTTCGAGTACGAGCTCGACGACTTCGAAGTGCAGGGCTACGAACACCACGCGGCCATCAAGGCACCGGTCGCGGTGTGA
- the xth gene encoding exodeoxyribonuclease III: protein MQIATWNINSLTVRLPQVLDWLAANPVDAVGLQELKLVDEKFPFEALKEIGYHAAAFGQKTYNGVAILSRTPLRDVVRNIPGHSDEQARVIAATLDTPEGPMRLVNCYFVNGQEPGSEKFAYKLQWLAALHRWIAEEMQAHPRLVLVGDFNVAPEDRDSYDPVGLKDTIHHTVEERAHFQALLTLGLTDAYRMFEQPEKSYSWWDYRMLGFQKNRGLRIDHILVSEALRNSVKACTIDRAPRKNPQPSDHAPVVVTLA from the coding sequence ATGCAAATCGCCACCTGGAACATCAACTCACTCACCGTGCGCCTGCCCCAGGTGCTGGACTGGCTGGCCGCGAATCCTGTGGACGCGGTGGGCCTGCAAGAGCTCAAGCTGGTGGACGAGAAGTTTCCCTTCGAGGCCTTGAAGGAGATCGGCTACCACGCAGCCGCCTTCGGCCAGAAGACCTACAACGGCGTGGCCATTCTGAGCCGCACGCCGCTGCGCGATGTGGTGCGCAACATCCCTGGCCACAGCGATGAGCAGGCCCGCGTGATCGCCGCGACGCTGGACACGCCCGAAGGTCCGATGCGCCTGGTCAACTGCTATTTCGTCAATGGGCAGGAGCCCGGCAGCGAGAAGTTCGCCTACAAGCTGCAATGGTTGGCCGCGCTGCATCGCTGGATTGCCGAGGAGATGCAGGCCCACCCGCGGCTGGTGCTGGTGGGCGACTTCAACGTGGCCCCCGAAGACCGCGACTCCTACGACCCGGTGGGCCTGAAAGACACCATCCACCACACCGTGGAAGAACGCGCGCACTTCCAGGCGCTGCTGACGCTGGGCCTCACCGACGCCTACCGCATGTTCGAGCAGCCCGAGAAGAGCTACTCGTGGTGGGACTACCGCATGCTGGGCTTCCAGAAAAACCGAGGCCTGCGCATCGACCACATTCTGGTGAGCGAGGCGCTGCGCAACAGCGTGAAAGCCTGCACCATCGACCGCGCGCCCCGCAAGAACCCACAGCCCAGCGACCACGCGCCGGTGGTGGTGACGCTCGCCTGA
- a CDS encoding 6-pyruvoyl trahydropterin synthase family protein has protein sequence MTLPTNAVHELSQRFYFEAAHTLRRVVEAEGSRRVHGHTYEAEVTVRGTPDAHGMVIDLGLLRAEIAQVRDRLDHHLLDEVADLGIPTLENLCSYIRSHLAPSVPGLCAVMIERRASGDRCALRW, from the coding sequence ATGACTCTCCCGACCAACGCAGTGCACGAACTGTCCCAGCGTTTTTACTTCGAGGCCGCCCACACACTGCGCCGAGTGGTCGAAGCCGAAGGCAGCCGCCGCGTGCACGGCCACACCTACGAGGCCGAAGTGACCGTGCGCGGCACGCCGGATGCCCATGGCATGGTGATCGATCTGGGGCTGCTCAGAGCCGAGATTGCACAGGTGCGCGACCGGCTCGACCACCATTTGCTCGACGAGGTTGCGGACCTGGGCATTCCCACGCTCGAGAACCTCTGCAGCTACATCCGCAGCCACCTCGCGCCCTCGGTGCCGGGGCTGTGCGCCGTCATGATCGAACGCCGCGCCAGCGGTGACCGCTGCGCGTTGCGCTGGTAA
- a CDS encoding DUF2069 domain-containing protein has protein sequence MPDISSAPSPDALLPTQGDSARAVNATRWLAVGSLLGLIVLGFLWEMWLAPLREGGSWLVLKVLPLTIPLAGLLKNRMYTYRWVSLIVWLYFTEGVVRATSDTGPSVWLALIQTLLCVALFVACALHVRIRLRAAGKEAVAADVASNTAAAQGTAPAAPAQP, from the coding sequence ATGCCCGACATCTCCTCCGCCCCCAGCCCCGATGCCCTCCTCCCCACTCAGGGAGATTCGGCACGCGCCGTCAACGCCACCCGCTGGCTGGCCGTGGGCAGCCTGCTGGGCCTGATCGTTCTCGGATTTCTGTGGGAGATGTGGCTGGCCCCGCTGCGCGAAGGCGGGTCCTGGCTGGTGCTCAAGGTGCTGCCGCTCACGATTCCACTGGCCGGTCTGCTGAAGAACCGCATGTACACCTACCGCTGGGTCAGCCTGATCGTGTGGCTGTACTTCACCGAAGGCGTGGTGCGCGCCACCAGCGACACCGGCCCTTCGGTGTGGCTGGCGCTCATCCAGACGCTGCTGTGCGTGGCCTTGTTCGTGGCCTGCGCCCTGCACGTGCGCATCCGCCTGCGCGCGGCCGGCAAGGAAGCCGTGGCGGCCGATGTGGCCAGCAACACCGCCGCAGCGCAGGGCACGGCGCCCGCTGCCCCCGCCCAGCCATGA
- the queE gene encoding 7-carboxy-7-deazaguanine synthase: MSYAVKEMFYTLQGEGLRAGRPSVFCRFAGCNLWSGREEDRERAVCRFCDTDFVGTDGVRGGKFSMASTLAEQAASLWPAGQDHRYIVLTGGEPLLQVDAALIEALHAEGFEIALETNGTLPVPPGIDWICVSPKAGADWVQRSGHELKLVWPQPALLPHDVQAQTDLRFDHWLLQPMDGPERSANTRSAIDHCQQQPRWRLSLQTHKILDIP; this comes from the coding sequence ATGAGCTACGCCGTCAAGGAAATGTTCTACACCTTGCAAGGCGAAGGCCTGCGCGCGGGCCGCCCTTCCGTGTTCTGCCGTTTTGCAGGCTGCAACCTCTGGAGTGGGCGCGAAGAAGACCGCGAACGCGCCGTTTGCCGGTTTTGCGATACCGACTTTGTGGGCACCGACGGCGTGCGGGGCGGCAAATTCTCAATGGCATCCACACTGGCAGAGCAGGCGGCTTCGTTGTGGCCGGCTGGCCAGGATCACCGCTACATCGTTCTCACCGGCGGCGAGCCGCTGCTGCAGGTGGACGCGGCGCTGATCGAAGCCCTGCACGCCGAAGGTTTCGAGATAGCCCTGGAGACCAACGGCACGCTGCCGGTTCCACCGGGGATCGACTGGATCTGCGTGAGTCCCAAGGCCGGCGCCGACTGGGTGCAGCGCAGCGGCCACGAACTCAAACTGGTGTGGCCACAGCCAGCCCTGCTGCCTCACGACGTGCAGGCACAGACGGACCTGCGCTTCGACCACTGGCTGCTGCAACCCATGGATGGCCCCGAACGTTCCGCCAACACCCGCAGCGCCATCGATCATTGCCAACAACAACCGCGCTGGCGCCTGTCGCTGCAGACGCACAAGATCCTCGACATCCCATGA